A stretch of Synergistes jonesii DNA encodes these proteins:
- a CDS encoding IS1634 family transposase, whose protein sequence is MEYKTQVINGAKYAYIDTPFWNSKKKRGEHKRNYIGKVVDGILVPNKKFLLEQQLADQQAELKQCPAQGCIRLFYGATYLMDCIADRLGIADDLKSCFGNISDEILSVAYYLVLEEGQPMYRFHKWGRTHKHPFAGDISSQRISELFGSITEGSKLEYFRRQSKRRSEKEYLAFDTTSISSYSELLKQAKYGKSKEDDDLPQINLAMLYGEGSRLPVYYRKLPGNIPDVKIIENLLKDIGFLSLEKLDLVLDRGFYSEKNINDLMKRHHKFLIGVKASLKIVSNRLNAIRDGFVTRANYNSDLHLYVATFKEQWDYTELKPRNGEIIHDKRRVYLHIYFNDRRCADERDRFNHMLDRYEEELRSGNRRDDHEPAYDKYFNVRETAKRGLNITYKEEAIRRAEKDYGYFVLMTNGIKEPAEALRIYRLRDLIEKTFGNLKERLDMRRMSVSSEENFEGKLFIQFVALELMSYIKKEMEANNLFRKYTMQSLLDALDIIEYYQQPGRAHHLSEITEKQRNLYELMGFCAPS, encoded by the coding sequence ATGGAATATAAAACGCAAGTAATAAACGGCGCCAAATATGCTTATATCGATACTCCGTTCTGGAACTCCAAGAAAAAACGCGGAGAGCATAAGCGAAACTATATTGGCAAGGTCGTCGACGGCATATTGGTCCCAAACAAGAAGTTTCTTTTGGAACAACAGTTAGCTGATCAGCAAGCTGAGTTGAAGCAGTGTCCCGCGCAGGGCTGTATTAGGTTGTTTTATGGCGCTACCTACTTGATGGACTGTATTGCGGATAGACTTGGTATTGCCGACGATCTGAAGAGTTGTTTTGGCAATATTTCGGATGAAATCCTCTCTGTCGCATACTACCTCGTTTTAGAGGAAGGTCAGCCGATGTATCGTTTCCACAAGTGGGGAAGGACACATAAGCATCCATTTGCAGGTGATATTTCATCGCAGCGAATCAGCGAACTGTTCGGCTCTATTACCGAAGGGTCTAAGCTGGAGTACTTCCGCCGCCAGTCAAAACGCCGCTCTGAAAAGGAGTATCTTGCTTTTGATACAACATCTATCTCATCGTATTCTGAACTGCTGAAGCAAGCAAAATACGGGAAGAGTAAGGAGGACGACGATCTGCCGCAGATTAATCTGGCAATGCTCTATGGAGAGGGATCCAGGCTTCCCGTCTATTACAGGAAACTGCCGGGGAACATCCCAGACGTAAAGATAATTGAAAACCTCCTAAAGGACATAGGCTTCCTTTCGCTTGAAAAGCTGGATTTGGTTTTAGATCGTGGTTTCTATAGCGAAAAGAATATCAACGACCTGATGAAGCGTCACCACAAGTTCCTAATCGGAGTAAAGGCTTCGCTGAAAATTGTAAGTAATCGTCTCAATGCAATTCGTGACGGTTTTGTAACCAGGGCTAACTACAACTCCGACTTACATCTGTATGTCGCCACATTCAAGGAGCAGTGGGATTACACGGAGCTAAAGCCGCGGAACGGTGAGATCATTCACGACAAGCGCCGCGTATACTTGCACATTTATTTCAATGATCGGCGCTGCGCGGATGAGCGCGACAGGTTCAATCATATGCTCGACCGGTATGAAGAAGAACTTCGCAGCGGAAACCGCAGGGATGATCATGAACCCGCCTACGATAAGTATTTCAACGTACGCGAAACAGCTAAACGGGGCCTAAACATCACTTACAAGGAAGAGGCGATCCGCAGGGCTGAAAAGGATTACGGTTATTTCGTCCTTATGACGAATGGAATAAAGGAGCCGGCAGAGGCTTTGAGAATCTATCGACTGCGCGACCTGATTGAAAAGACTTTTGGAAACCTCAAAGAGAGGCTGGATATGCGAAGGATGTCCGTCTCCTCTGAAGAAAATTTCGAGGGGAAGCTTTTTATCCAATTTGTCGCGTTGGAGTTGATGTCTTACATTAAGAAAGAGATGGAAGCAAACAATCTATTTCGTAAATATACTATGCAGTCGCTGCTGGATGCGCTTGATATTATCGAATACTACCAGCAGCCAGGCAGAGCCCATCATCTATCTGAAATCACAGAGAAACAGCGCAATCTTTATGAGCTTATGGGTTTCTGTGCGCCGTCATAG